Proteins encoded together in one Stutzerimonas stutzeri window:
- a CDS encoding N-6 DNA methylase, translating to MTHTKEPPDNAGRFTLVEPKHLDGDYLKTFDRVIANPPFSAKSWWTPLELSNENEQENGKKAKAPNYKQVSDPFGRLVYGIPPRGYADLAFAQHMLASLKADGRMGVILPHGVLFRSGEEGKIREGLLFGTDAANGNQAGDLIEAIVGLPSALFYNTGIPACVLILNKQKPAALKGKVIIIDASRDYLEGKAQNSLRVEDITRIVNTHKAAFEQQVEVENYCRVVTLDEILSNAGNLNIARYIDNGKSDDAVDVTATLAKLAALADEEAQIDVRLNGYLMELGLLEIGA from the coding sequence ATGACTCACACCAAAGAGCCTCCGGACAATGCGGGGCGGTTCACTCTGGTTGAGCCCAAGCATCTAGACGGTGACTATCTGAAGACCTTCGACCGGGTAATTGCCAATCCGCCGTTCTCGGCCAAGTCCTGGTGGACTCCGTTGGAGCTAAGCAACGAGAACGAGCAGGAGAATGGCAAGAAGGCCAAAGCGCCAAACTACAAGCAGGTCAGCGACCCTTTCGGTCGACTGGTCTATGGCATCCCGCCGCGAGGCTATGCCGACCTCGCTTTCGCTCAACATATGCTGGCCAGTCTCAAGGCTGATGGCCGTATGGGGGTCATCCTGCCCCACGGTGTACTGTTCCGTAGCGGCGAGGAAGGCAAGATTCGCGAGGGGCTTCTGTTCGGCACAGATGCGGCTAACGGCAATCAGGCGGGTGATCTGATTGAGGCCATCGTGGGCCTACCGTCGGCCCTTTTCTATAACACCGGTATTCCGGCCTGTGTGTTGATACTTAATAAGCAGAAACCTGCTGCACTTAAGGGCAAGGTCATCATCATCGATGCCAGCCGTGACTACTTAGAAGGCAAGGCGCAAAACAGTCTTCGCGTTGAAGACATCACGCGCATCGTTAATACCCATAAGGCGGCATTTGAGCAGCAAGTCGAGGTTGAGAACTACTGTCGGGTCGTGACGCTAGACGAAATCCTCAGCAACGCCGGTAACCTCAATATTGCCCGTTATATTGATAACGGTAAGTCCGATGACGCGGTGGACGTGACAGCCACCTTGGCGAAACTAGCGGCACTCGCCGATGAAGAGGCGCAGATTGATGTGCGGTTAAATGGTTATCTGATGGAGTTGGGTCTGCTGGAGATCGGGGCATGA